Proteins encoded by one window of Bubalus bubalis isolate 160015118507 breed Murrah chromosome 4, NDDB_SH_1, whole genome shotgun sequence:
- the LOC102406646 gene encoding olfactory receptor 8S1-like, protein MRNHSVVSEFILLGLSADPQVQALLFVLFFVIYILTLMGNLMLLLVISVDSQLHIPMYFFLGQLSFLDVCHSSVTVPKLLENLLSEKKTISVEGCMAQVFFVFATGGTESCLLAVMAYDRYVAITSPLLYGQVMNKQLCMGLVGGSWGLAFLDALINILVALNLDFCEAQSIHHFSCELPSLYPLSCSGVSASFTALLCSSLLHFFGNFLLIFFSYVHILFTILSISSTKGRSKAFSTCSSHLTAVIFFYGSGLLRYLMPNSGSIQELIFSLQYSVVTPMLNPLIYSLKNKEVKAAVRRMLRRCF, encoded by the coding sequence ATGAGAAACCACAGTGTTGTCTCTGAGTTTATTCTCCTCGGGCTGTCTGCTGACCCCCAAGTCCAAGCTCTGCTCTTTGTGCTGTTCTTTGTTATTTACATCCTGACCCTGATGGGGaacctgatgctgctgctggtgaTCAGCGTGGATTCTCAGCTTCACAtccccatgtactttttcctggGACAGTTGTCCTTTCTGGATGTCTGCCATTCTTCTGTAACTGTACCCAAGCTATTGGAGAACCTCCTGTCTGAGAAGAAAACCATCTCAGTAGAAGGCTGCATGGCTCAGGTCTTCTTTGTGTTTGCCACTGGAGGCACAGAATCCTGCCTACTTGCtgtcatggcctatgaccgctatgttgcCATCACTTCTCCTCTGCTCTATGGCCAGGTGATGAACAAACAGCTGTGTATGGGGCTGGTGGGGGGCTCATGGGGCTTGGCTTTTCTGGATGCTCTCATCAATATCCTTGTAGCTCTCAACTTAGACTTCTGTGAGGCTCAAAGTATCCACCACTTCAGCTGTGAGCTGCCCTCTCTTTACCCTTTGTCTTGCTCCGGTGTGTCTGCAAGCTTTACTGCCCTGCTCTGCTCCAGCCTCCTGCATTTCTTTGGAAATTTCCTCTTGATATTTTTCTCCTATGTTCACATTTTGTTCACCATCCTGAGCATCAGCTCCACCAAAGGCAGAAGtaaggccttctccacctgttcCTCCCACCTCACTGCAGTGATCTTCTTTTATGGCTCAGGTTTACTCCGCTATCTCATGCCAAATTCAGGATCCATTCAAGAGCTGATCTTCTCCTTGCAGTATAGTGTGGTCACTCCCATGTTGAATCCTCTCATCTACAGCCTGAAGAACAAGGAGGTGAAGGCAGCTGTGAGAAGAATGCTGAGAAGATGTTTCTAG